The genomic DNA GAAGCATTAATACGGTTCATAGCTTCTTTTACTTGGGCATCAGGATCAATATCAGTAACAAGAGTTTTTATAATATCGAAACCATAATTAACCATTGCATCTTGTAATTCAGATTTTACGGCAATAGCAATATCATCTTTTTTGACAAATACATCGTCTAATTTCATTTTAGGAACTTCTGCACGTACTACGTCAAATACATAGCTTGTAATTTGCTCATGTGGATACTCTAGTTTATAAAAGGCATCATATACTTTATCTTTTATGACTACATATTGAACGGATACTTTTAATTTAGTAAATACATCATCTAAAGTTTTAGTTTCAACAATTACGTCTAACTGTTGAATTTTTAAACTTAGTTTTCCTGCAATTCTGTCAAAAACTGGTATTTTAAATTGAAGACCAGAATGTCGAATGCTATGGAATTTACCAAAACGTTCTATAATAGCAGCTGTTTGTTGTTTTACGATGAAAATAGAGGCTAGGATTATAAAAAATCCAACCCCAATTAGAATAGGGATAAATGGCATAACTTAATTTTTTGTTTTTAATGTTTTTTGTAAAGATACTTAAAGTAGTAACTACATACAAGACGCATAGTTTTTTAAATGTTACATATTATTTTTTTATAATAGCTTTGATAGTGCAATTTGGCATAGTTTCTGCCCAAAAAAGAAGGAACATCAAAAAGAGAATAATGAAAAAATTAGTTTATTTATTTTTAAGTTTATTTATGTTAACATCATGTGCAACACAGAAAAATATGATAAAAGATACAATTTGGGTAAATAGTACTAGAGTTACTTGTACTGGAGTAGTTCCTATGAGCTGTCTTGAAACACAACTAGGAAGAGAATTAATACCTAATAAATGGGAATTTTTTTACGATGAAATAGAAGGATTTACTTATGAACCAGGTTATATTTATAAGCTTCGCATTTCTATAGAAAATTTGAATGAAAAAGAGATTCCTGCTGATGGTTCTAGTAAAAGATATCAATTAATAGAAGTTATTTCTAAAACGCCTGATACTAAGTTAAGATTACAGGATGTTTGGGTAGCTACAAAAATTAAAGGAAGAGACATTCAATTAAAAGAAGAAGATAGTCGCCCAAGAATAGAGATAGAAGTAGGTAATAAAAAGATACTAGGAAAAGGAGCTTGCAATCGTTTTTTTGGAAGTATAGAAACTTTAACAGGAAAAAAAATTACATTTTCTAAGATAGGAGCTACTAAAATGATGTGCTTGGATATGAACCTTGAAGATCTTTTTTTTGAGGCCTTAGAAGCCGTAAAAACATATAAAATAGAAAATAATGAATTGTATTTGTTTGACGGAAATAATAAGGAGGTGCTGCGTTTTAATAAAATAGATTAGTATGTATGAAGGAAGAAATGATTTGTTGTTAAAAAGAATATGGAAGCATTTAATTATTGAATAGAAGAAATAGATATTTTTGTATAAAACATTTATTATGGAACTAATTCAACAATACGTAGCAGAAATTTTAATCTTATTATTTTTAATTGTTACTTTTTTACAGTCTGGAATAGATAAAGTGACAGATTGGAATGGAAACTTATCTTTTATAAAAAGCCACTTTCAAAATTCGCCATTAAAAAATAATGTACCACTATTATTGGCTATAATTTTAGTGATGGAATTAATAGCAGGTGCTTTAATGTTTGTTGGAGTATTTCAGTTGGCTACAGTAGGTACTAAAAATTTAGCATTATTAGGCGTAGAGATTTCAGCGCTATGCTTAATTTTTTTATTGATAGGCCAAAGGTTGGCAAAAGATTATGCAGGGGCAATGACTTTAGCTGTTTATTTTATAATTACGATTTTTGGAATATATTTACTTAATAAATAATTATTATAAAGTGTAATTATATTATAATAATTATTTATTTAAAAACCTCTTAAAACAAGCGTTTTAAGAGGTTTTTATTTTTACTCCTTATGATTCGTTATAATATTTTTTTAAATGTATTAAAAATGGGTTAAAACGATTTTTCTTTATTTTTTAACACATAAATTAAAGAAGAATGCTCTAAAGACTTTTTAGCTTTTAGATTTGAGAGGAAACCAATATAAAAAGCTCTTATAAAATTGATTTTTCCTGTTTTATTTTTTTCGCTCAAAATAGAAACATAGTAAGCATCAAAAATCATGGGAAGTATTTTTTCAATTTCTATATTTACTTTACTAAATAATTGTTGGATTGAATATTTAGAAAAATGCCATAGATGTCTAGGTACATCAAAAGCTGCCCAAAACTCATGGTAGTATTTGGCATCATAACTTTTATAATTAGGAACGGCTATAATTAATCTACCAGTTGGTTTTAATAGTTTTTTTAAGGTCTGTATATATTCTGGTAGGTTTTGCACATGTTCCAAAACATGCCACATCGTGATAATATCAAATTGCTCATCCTTATAACTGGATAAATTATTTTTTAGATGAATCCCTTTTGAGTAAGCATTTTTTCTTGCATTTACGCTAGGCTCAACTCCAAATACCTTCCAGTTATTCTTTTTACAGATACTTAAAAAATCTCCTGTACCCGCACCAATATCTAGAACTTTTTTTTCTTCTGATGCAAATGAATTGATAAGATTAAGTTTTTTCTTTAAAGCATACCCTTTTACGATATGGTACATTTTATCTAACAAAGATTTTTTACTATCTGTATGTGAAATATAATTATCACTCTTGTAATAATCTTCCAAGTTAGAAGGCACAGGTGAAGTTACTAACATTTGAAATTCTTTGTTAAGCATTACTTCATAGGATTCATTGGATACAGTATAATCTATACAGTTTAAGTATGGATGTACATTTTTGTAGAGTTCTTTCTCCTCTCCCATTTTAATTGATCTGTTTAGATGTTCCACGAGGAACAATTAGTTTTTAATATTATAATGTTCCCCGTGGAACGTTGTTAAATTATCTTCCCATATACACTAATAAAACAGAAATATCACTAGGAGATACTCCACTTATTCTACTTGCTTGCGATATTGAGGTTGGCTGTATTTTAGAAAGTTTTTCTCTTGCTTCATATGATAATGATTTTACTTTACTATAATCAAAACTAGCAGGAATAGGAACGTTTTCTAATCTATTTAATTTGTCTGCATTGTTCTTCTCCTTTTCAATATAACCAGAGTATTTTAAGTAGATTTCTACTTGTTCTACTATTTCGTTGTCTATGTTTTTTTCTTGAAGAAAGGAAGCTAGCTTTTTTATATGTTTAAAATCAATAAATGATAGTTGCGGTCTAGAAGCTATTTTAAATAACTTCATTGACTGATTAACTAAAGCTAGTTTTTTAGTTTCAAGAATAGGGTTTATTTCCTCTTTTTTAACGCTTAGGTTTTTTACAAATTGTATTAGTTCTTCTGTTTTATTTTGTTTTTCTATAACTCTTTCCATTCGTTCTTTTGAAGCTAAACCTATTTCAAATGATTTTGGAGTTAAGCGTAAATCAGCATTATCTTGTCTTAAAAGGGTTCTGTATTCTGCACGAGAAGTAAACATTCTATAAGGTTCTTCAGTTCCTTTAGTTATTAAATCATCTATAAGAACACCAATATAAGCTTCATTCCTTTTTAAAATAAAAGGAGGTTTGTTTTGCGTTTTTAAAGCAGCGTTTACTCCAGCCATCAAACCTTGGGCAGCAGCTTCCTCATATCCTGTAGTGCCGTTTATTTGACCAGCAAAAAATAAGTTTTTAATTAACTTAGTTTCTAAAGAGTGAGTCAATTGGGTTGGAGGAAAATAATCATATTCTATCGCGTAACCATATCGAAAGAATTTTACATTTTCAAAACCTTTTATAGAGCGAATAGCTTTGTCTTGTATGTCTTCAGGGAGAGAGGTAGAAAAGCCATTTACATAAACTTCTACGGTGTTCCAGCCTTCAGGTTCAACAAAAATTTGATGTCTGTCTTTTTCTGCAAAACGATTTATTTTATCTTCTACAGAAGGGCAATAGCGCGGCCCTGTTGATTTAATCCTACCATTAAACATAGGAGATCTATCAAAACCTTCACGAAGTAAATCATGTGTAGTTGAATTGGTATATGTTAAGTAGCAAGAGCGCTGTTTTTGTAAGCTGCTTGTAACGGGTAAATAAGAAAACTTTTCAGGGCTACTATCACCAGGTTGCTCTGTCATTTTCGAATAATCTAATGATCTTCCATCTACACGAGGAGGAGTTCCTGTTTTCATTCTTCCTGCTTCAAACCCTTTATTAATTAAATCTTCTGTAATCCCAGTTGAAGCGCTCTCTCCTGCCCTACCTCCTCCAAATGTTTTTTCTCCTATATGAATTAAGCCATTTAAAAAAGTACCTGCTGTTACTATTACTGTTTTTGCTTTTATTGTTAAACCTAGCGCTGTTTTTACACCTGTAATTGTATCGTTTTCAAAAATAAGACCATTAACAGAATCTTGATAGAAATCTAAATTGGCTGTTTTTTCAAGCATATTCCTCCATGTTTCTGCAAACTGCATTCTATCAGACTGAGCTCTTGGACTCCACATTGCAGGTCCTTTAGATTTGTTTAGCATTTTAAACTGTATAGCTGTTTTATCTGTTACAATAGCACTGTAACCACCTAAAGCATCTATTTCTCTAACTATTTGTCCTTTTGCAATTCCTCCCATTGCTGGGTTACAGCTCATTTGAGCAATGTTTTGCAAGTTCATTGTTATTAATAAGGTGTGTGCTCCCATGTTGGCACTTGCTGCTGCTGCTTCACTTCCTGCATGACCACCACCTACTACAATTACATCGTATGTTGTTGTAAATAAACTCATCTTTTTATATATCGTTCCACGTGAAACTATTTGTTGTTTAAGGGTTGTTTTTAATTTTTTAGCAGCAATAAACTGCTATTTTCTTTACTTCTCATTGTTTCTTTTTCTTGTGCTGTTTTATCTTTATATCCCATATAATGAAGTATGCCATGAATGATTACTCTATGAAGTTCCTCTTCAAAAGTAACATGATAATCGTTAGCATTTTCCGCTACCCTATCTATAGAAATAAAAATATCTCCACCAATTAGTTTTCCCATAGTATAATCAAAGCTTATAATATCAGTTAAGGTATCATGTTGTAGAAATTCAACATTTATTTTATGCAAATATTCATCATTGCAAAAAATATAATTGATTTCTCCTAGCTCGAAATTTTCATTTTTGATACAGGTATCTACCCAATTAATTATTTTATTTTCATCTTTTAATTGGAAGCTAGTTTCGTAATTGAATGTTATCATTTATTAGTTATTCTTAGATGTAGAAAAGTACTCTTGTACTTTCTTTTTATAATTTTGGTGTAAAGGTAATGATTGTCTATTTAAAATTTCAGTTTGGTTATAAAACAGCTTTTTAAATTTTAGTTTTTTAGCATCCCTTAGTTTGTATTCTTCTACATTGGTGTTAGACTTACGTTTTTTGTCTTTACCTTGTTTAAAAGTAGCTTTATCTAGTTTTAGTAATTGGTAATTGAGCTCCTGCATTTTTTGAAGGGTAGTTTTATTAAACCCTTTTTCAAGGATGCTATTTTCTAATTGCTCCATTGTTTTTAAGGCTTTTTTAGCAGCTCCATTTCCATTGCTGCCATTTTTTATGGCGTTTTCTAGTTGCTCACGTAGTGCTGATTGTTGTTTGTATATTTCAAATAAATCTCCATTCATTTTCTCACTATTTTGTTCTCCCTTGCTTCCTTGCTGCTTTCCTTTCCCATCTTTTTTAGGTTTTCCATCTTTACTTTTTTGCAAACCATCTTCCATTTTTTTTAAGAGTTCGCTTTGCTTCTTAATGATATCTGGTAAACTAAAAGATTGCTGACCTTTTCCTTTTCCTTTCCCGTTTCCTGGGCGTGGGTTTTGCATTGAATTAAGTACGTTACTCAGCATATCAGCTAAGGTATTGGCTGCTGTCATGGTATAACGTTGATTGGAGATACCATTTCTAAAACGACTTTCAGTAAAGTTTTCTAATGATTGCTCTAAATTATAATGAGCTAAAGATAATTGATCTTGGATTTTTGTTGAAATCTTAGGAACACGCATTGATAATACATATAAACTATCGTCAATATGCTCAAAATAAGTTTTTAATTGGTATTGCTTTTTCAGGTTTTTACCAAAGTTAGGGTGAGCTGTTGTTGTTGTATTAAAAGCATTCATTAGCTCTTCTTGTTGAAAAGAAAAAGTAAGTAGATTTTCTAGTACCTGACGTAAATCATCCATGTTTTCCTCTTCCATTTCATTGCTCATTTGTTGCATAGATTGTTGCATTTGAGAACTCATTTGCTGCATTTTTTTAGCAGCGTTCTTTTGATTTTTCTTAGCGCTTTTTTCTTTTTTACTTTCTATGTTTTCAGTTGCTTTATCTAAAGCCTTGTTTGTTTGCTTTTGTAATTCGTCCATAGAAGGGATTTTCATAGGATCGTTTAATTTTTGATTGCTCTTTTGAAGTTCTTTAAATTCGTCCTGGATCTTTTTAAACTCTTTATTTAATTTTTTTTGTTCTTCAAGACTCGTATCTGTCTCAGAAAGTTTATGTTGCTTTTTGGAAAGACTGTTTAATTTTTCTGATATCTGGTTAATTTTTTGCTCTATATAAAAACGTTTAGTAAGCTCTAAAATTCGCTCTAAGCTTCGTTCCTGTTGTTTGTTTTGCTGTGCAATTTCTTTGGCTTTTTTCAATAAATCATCTTTATTTAATTTTTCAGCCATTTTGCGTAGCTCTTCTAGTAATTTTTGTTGTTTGTCTAATTTTTTTAGCTCTTCTACCCTTTCTTTTAATGCTTCCTTTTTTATTTGTAAAGATTTAGAAGATTCTTTTTTTTCTGATAAGTTTTCTTGCAGTTTATGAGTTTGTCTTTGCATCATTTCTTTATACTGCTCTTGACGCTTTATAAATTGCTTTATTTTCTTTTGGTCGTTCCAGTTTATATTTTTTTTATTTTGTAAATCGAACTGAATTTTTTCTAGTTCTGATTTGTTTTGTTGTTGTTTGTTTATAGATTTTTCTAAGTCATTAATAGTATTTTTTTGCTCTTGAAGAAGTTCTTGATCTACCTCTTTAGCTGTCTTTTTTCGATAACTGAATTTTTTACTACTGGCTTTTTTATAACCACTAATCACATCATTATCGAAAACTTGAAAAAAAAGTTCATAATCAACGCCTTCTTTCAATTCTAATCCTTCAGGAAATTCATAAAAAAAAGTTTGCACATTACTTTGATTCGTAGTTAACTTGAAGGTATGCGTGTTTTCAGGTAACTTTTTATCGTAGTAAACCAATTCTAGTTTATGAAATCCATAATCATCTGAAATTTGACCAGCAAATTGCGCAGGACCACGGGAAATGCTATCAATATTTGAAGATATGGTTATTTGAGGATGTTCGTCTTTTATAGTATTGATTGTGTATTGAAGGAGTTCATAATTTTTTAAGTTTTTATTAGAAGTGGCTATTTGATAGTGAATGTCATTTAAAATACGTTTTGATAAGTGAAACTTATTGTCTTTTTCTTTTATAAAAGCATTAGATTTATGATTATCAATAAATAAAACAGTATCTGTTTGGTGTGTAAATACGGACCATTTTACAATTGTTCCCCGTGGAACAATAAGATTTCCCGTATTGTTAATTATCTCATTAGGTTTTCCTATATATTTAGGATATGACAAAGAAATAGCCATTTTTTGGATAGTTGGAGTCTTTATGACATTGATTTGATATGTTTTTGATTGAATACTATTCGCTTCAACATAAAAGCTAAGAGGTTTGCGTATTTCAGAAAAAGTATAAGAAAAGTTTTTAGCCCCATCCTTTTGTAAATAATAAGACTGATTCTGAAAATGGATTTTTACTTCTTCAGGTAAAATATCACCATTTACTTCCACTACAAGATGTA from Tenacibaculum maritimum NCIMB 2154 includes the following:
- a CDS encoding SPFH domain-containing protein produces the protein MPFIPILIGVGFFIILASIFIVKQQTAAIIERFGKFHSIRHSGLQFKIPVFDRIAGKLSLKIQQLDVIVETKTLDDVFTKLKVSVQYVVIKDKVYDAFYKLEYPHEQITSYVFDVVRAEVPKMKLDDVFVKKDDIAIAVKSELQDAMVNYGFDIIKTLVTDIDPDAQVKEAMNRINASEREKVAAQYEGDAQRILIVEKAKAEAESKRLQGQGIADQRREIARGLEESVEVLNKVGINSQEASALIVVTQHYDTLQSIGQETNSNLILLPNSPQAGSQMLNDMVASFTASNQIGEAMKKAKKKEE
- a CDS encoding class I SAM-dependent methyltransferase, with product MGEEKELYKNVHPYLNCIDYTVSNESYEVMLNKEFQMLVTSPVPSNLEDYYKSDNYISHTDSKKSLLDKMYHIVKGYALKKKLNLINSFASEEKKVLDIGAGTGDFLSICKKNNWKVFGVEPSVNARKNAYSKGIHLKNNLSSYKDEQFDIITMWHVLEHVQNLPEYIQTLKKLLKPTGRLIIAVPNYKSYDAKYYHEFWAAFDVPRHLWHFSKYSIQQLFSKVNIEIEKILPMIFDAYYVSILSEKNKTGKINFIRAFYIGFLSNLKAKKSLEHSSLIYVLKNKEKSF
- the ybeY gene encoding rRNA maturation RNase YbeY; the encoded protein is MITFNYETSFQLKDENKIINWVDTCIKNENFELGEINYIFCNDEYLHKINVEFLQHDTLTDIISFDYTMGKLIGGDIFISIDRVAENANDYHVTFEEELHRVIIHGILHYMGYKDKTAQEKETMRSKENSSLLLLKN
- a CDS encoding DUF4175 family protein, with translation MSEFQKIEQKLQQFSKKYYTNELIKGSILFLSLGFLYFFLTLFIEYFLWLKPTARTILFWIFILVEIILLIRFILFPLFKLIGLQKGISLEESSKIIGNHFPDVKDKLLNVLQLKRNSNPSDLLLASIEQKSNDLKPIPFTKAISFRNNLRYLKYALVPVFVCLLTFFTGSNAAFTESFKRVVNHRTAYTPPAPFYFYVKEEKLNVIEGNSLHLVVEVNGDILPEEVKIHFQNQSYYLQKDGAKNFSYTFSEIRKPLSFYVEANSIQSKTYQINVIKTPTIQKMAISLSYPKYIGKPNEIINNTGNLIVPRGTIVKWSVFTHQTDTVLFIDNHKSNAFIKEKDNKFHLSKRILNDIHYQIATSNKNLKNYELLQYTINTIKDEHPQITISSNIDSISRGPAQFAGQISDDYGFHKLELVYYDKKLPENTHTFKLTTNQSNVQTFFYEFPEGLELKEGVDYELFFQVFDNDVISGYKKASSKKFSYRKKTAKEVDQELLQEQKNTINDLEKSINKQQQNKSELEKIQFDLQNKKNINWNDQKKIKQFIKRQEQYKEMMQRQTHKLQENLSEKKESSKSLQIKKEALKERVEELKKLDKQQKLLEELRKMAEKLNKDDLLKKAKEIAQQNKQQERSLERILELTKRFYIEQKINQISEKLNSLSKKQHKLSETDTSLEEQKKLNKEFKKIQDEFKELQKSNQKLNDPMKIPSMDELQKQTNKALDKATENIESKKEKSAKKNQKNAAKKMQQMSSQMQQSMQQMSNEMEEENMDDLRQVLENLLTFSFQQEELMNAFNTTTTAHPNFGKNLKKQYQLKTYFEHIDDSLYVLSMRVPKISTKIQDQLSLAHYNLEQSLENFTESRFRNGISNQRYTMTAANTLADMLSNVLNSMQNPRPGNGKGKGKGQQSFSLPDIIKKQSELLKKMEDGLQKSKDGKPKKDGKGKQQGSKGEQNSEKMNGDLFEIYKQQSALREQLENAIKNGSNGNGAAKKALKTMEQLENSILEKGFNKTTLQKMQELNYQLLKLDKATFKQGKDKKRKSNTNVEEYKLRDAKKLKFKKLFYNQTEILNRQSLPLHQNYKKKVQEYFSTSKNN
- the mnmG gene encoding tRNA uridine-5-carboxymethylaminomethyl(34) synthesis enzyme MnmG, whose protein sequence is MSLFTTTYDVIVVGGGHAGSEAAAASANMGAHTLLITMNLQNIAQMSCNPAMGGIAKGQIVREIDALGGYSAIVTDKTAIQFKMLNKSKGPAMWSPRAQSDRMQFAETWRNMLEKTANLDFYQDSVNGLIFENDTITGVKTALGLTIKAKTVIVTAGTFLNGLIHIGEKTFGGGRAGESASTGITEDLINKGFEAGRMKTGTPPRVDGRSLDYSKMTEQPGDSSPEKFSYLPVTSSLQKQRSCYLTYTNSTTHDLLREGFDRSPMFNGRIKSTGPRYCPSVEDKINRFAEKDRHQIFVEPEGWNTVEVYVNGFSTSLPEDIQDKAIRSIKGFENVKFFRYGYAIEYDYFPPTQLTHSLETKLIKNLFFAGQINGTTGYEEAAAQGLMAGVNAALKTQNKPPFILKRNEAYIGVLIDDLITKGTEEPYRMFTSRAEYRTLLRQDNADLRLTPKSFEIGLASKERMERVIEKQNKTEELIQFVKNLSVKKEEINPILETKKLALVNQSMKLFKIASRPQLSFIDFKHIKKLASFLQEKNIDNEIVEQVEIYLKYSGYIEKEKNNADKLNRLENVPIPASFDYSKVKSLSYEAREKLSKIQPTSISQASRISGVSPSDISVLLVYMGR
- a CDS encoding DUF4377 domain-containing protein, with translation MKKLVYLFLSLFMLTSCATQKNMIKDTIWVNSTRVTCTGVVPMSCLETQLGRELIPNKWEFFYDEIEGFTYEPGYIYKLRISIENLNEKEIPADGSSKRYQLIEVISKTPDTKLRLQDVWVATKIKGRDIQLKEEDSRPRIEIEVGNKKILGKGACNRFFGSIETLTGKKITFSKIGATKMMCLDMNLEDLFFEALEAVKTYKIENNELYLFDGNNKEVLRFNKID